The Halobaculum magnesiiphilum genome contains the following window.
TCCGACGGAAGTTCGATCGAACGGTCCGGTCGGACGCGTACGACGAGACCACCGTCACGTACAGACACCGGACCAGCGACGGGTCGTGGGTGTGGTTCGAGAGCCGGCTGTCGAACCTGACCGCCGACGCGTACGACGGATACGTCGTGAGCTCGCGCGACATCACCGAACGGGTGCTGGCCGAGGAGACGCGCGACGCCGCCGCTACGCGGTTGCACACGATCGCCTCGGTGTCGGGCGACGTCCTCTGGCTGTTCGCCGGCGACTGGTCGGAGGCGCTGTTCGTGAACGGCGCCGTCGAGCAGATCTACGGGATCGCCCCGGAACGGCTGTATCGGGACTCGGTGGCGTTCCTCGACACGGTCCATCCGGACGATCTAGCCGGCGTGATCGACGGAATGGAGCGACTCACGGACGGCGAGTCCGTCGACATCGAGTATCGCGTCAACCCCGACGAGAACTTCACCCGGTGGGTGTGGGTGCAGGCGACTCCGATCGTCGAGGACGGCGTCGTCACCCGGATCGCGGGGTTCAGCCGCGACGTGACCGACAGACGCCGGCGCGAGCAACATCTGGTGGTGATGGACAACCTCCTTCGGCACACCCTCCGCAACGACCTCAACGTGATCCTGGGGACGGCAGAACGGATCGCCACGGCGTTCCCGGAGGCTGCCACGCTGACCGAACAGATCCGAGCGACGGGGACGCGACTGCTCCAGAGCGCGGCCAAGGAACGACAGATCATCGAGCTCCTCGTCAACCGACGCTTCGGCGAACGGATCGCCGTCGGCGACGCCGTCGAGCGCGCCGTCGAGCGGGCGCGAACGCGCCACCCGAACGCCGACATCGAGTACGTCGCTGGGCCGGACGACCGTTCGGCGGCGATCCCCTCGCCGATCACGGCCGCGGTGACCGAACTGATCGAGAACGGGATCGTTCACTGCGACGACCGGCGGCCGGCCGTCGACGTTCGCGTTCGATCCGGCGGCGACGGGAGCGTCGCCATCGAGATCGTCGACGGCGCCGCCCCGCTTCCCGACGTCGAGGTGAACGTGCTGACCGGGTCCCACGAGTTCGGACGCGACCCCGTCCGTCACAGCGGCGGGCTGGGGGTCTGGCTCGTCTACTGGTGCGTCGAACTGGCGAACGGAGCCGTCGCCGTCGAGAACGCGGGCTCCGACGGGAACCGGATCGAGATCACCGTCCCGACGGTCGCGGACGAGTCGACCGTGAACCCGGGCGGGCCGACTGCGGATCCGAACGGATCGAGCGCGAGTTCGAACGGGGCCGGCCCGAACGGGCGTGCGAACACCGGGCGTGCCGACCGCACGTCCGAGTGAGCGGTTCGTCTCCGGGGGAGATCGGGCGGGTTACTCGCCGCCGGGCTCGCTGCCCGTCACGATCGGGGCGCGCACGAGGTTGCCCCACTCCGTCCAGGAGCCGTCGTAGTTGACGGTCTGGTCGGCGCCGACGAGCTCGTGGAGCGCGAACCACGCGACCGACGAGCGCTCGCCGATGCGGCAGTAGGCGACGATCTCGTCGTCGCCCTCGGCGAGCACGTCGTCGTACAGCTCCTCCAGCTCCTCCTGGGTCTTGAACGTCCCGTCGTCGTTGGTGACGGAGGCCCACGAGATGTTGCGGGCGCCGGGGATGTGGCCGCCGCGCTGGGCGGTCTCCTGGAGTCCCGGCGGGGCGAGGATCTCGCCGCTGTACTCCTCGGGCGAGCGAACGTCGACGAGGGGAACGCCCGCGCCGATGGCGTCGTCTACGTCGTCGCGGTACGCGCGGATCGACTCGTCGGCCTCGTCGGCCTCGTAACTCGTCTCGGGGAACGACGGCACCTCGTCGGTGGTCGGGTAGTCGTGCTCCAGCCAGTACTCGCGGCCGCCGTCGAGCAGCTTCACGTCGTCGTGGCCGTAGTACTTGTACTGCCAGTAGGTGTAGGCGGCGAACCAGTTCGAGTTGTCGCCGTAGAGGACGACCGTGGAGTCGTCGCTGATGCCGTGTTCGGCGTTCAGCGCCTCGAAGTCCTCCTTCGTGAGCACGTCGCGCTGGGTCTGGTCCTGGAGGTCCGTCTCCCAGTTGAAGCCGATGGCGCCGGGGGCGTGTTCGGCGTCGTACGCCTCCGTGTCGACGTCCACCTCCACCAGTCGATACGCCGGGTCGTCGGACTGGAACTCGTCGAGGTGGGACTCCACCCAGTCGGCGTCGACGAGTACGTCCTTCGCGTAATCTGACATTGCGAACGACGGTACGCCTCCCCGCCGTATAATACCCGCATCCCCGGCAGAGGCGGCCATTCGTCGCATGAACCGGAAATCCTTGCCGCCATTTCCCGTCCTCCTGTCGGGACCGCCGTCGCCGGCGACCGACCGCGACCGCCGGCGGAACGGCGACGGCCGTGAACCAGCAATAATTTCCGACTTCTCTGACGCCGCGCGGGCGTCGCCGGCTCGACCGGGCTTTTACCGGCGCCGCGCGAACGGCGGGCATGAGCGACACCTTCGTCCCCGCGTCGTGGCTCGCCGACCGCCTCGACGACCCCGGCGTCCGCGTCGTCGACGTGCGCGACGCGTGGGAGTACGACGGCATCGGCCACGTACCGGGCGCCGTCTCGATCCCGTTCGACGAGTTCCGATCGAGTGCGGGGGATACGGGGATGCTCCCGGGCGCCGACCGCTGGGGGGACCTGCTCTCGAACGCCGGCGTCGCCCCCGGCGACGAGATCGTCGCCTACGACGACGAACACGGCGTGTTCGCCGCCAGGTTCCTCGTGACCGCGGAGCTGTACGGCCACGAGCCCGAGCGCTTGCACGTGCTCGACGGCGACTACAGCTCGTGGAGCCGCGAACACGAGACCGCACGCGAGGCCGCCGACGTGGAGCCGACCGAGTACGAACCGGGCGAACCGGCCGAGTCCCCGCTCGTCGACTTCGACGGCGTCCGCGAGCGCCTCGGCGGCGACGCGGCGGTCGTCGACACCCGCGACCCCGAGGAGTACGCCGCGGGCCACCTCCCGGGCGCAGTGAACCTCGACTGGCTCGAGCTGGTCGACCCCGATACGCGCGGGTTGAAGCCGCGCGGGGAGCTGCAGGGGACGCTTCGCGAACGGGGGATCACCCCGGATCGGGAGGTCCTGCTGTACTGCAACACCGCCCGCCGGATCAGCCACACCTACCTCGTGCTCCGGCATCTCGGCTACGAGGACGTGCTGTTCTACGAGGGGAGCCTCACCGAGTGGGAGGCGCGCGACGGCGAGGTCGTCACCGAGTAGGCGCGCGAGTCGGGGAGACGGCGGACGGGCAGATCAGGGGGATAGCGACCGCGACGATCTGAGAACGGCGCCCGCGACGATCAGGGGGACGGCTCGTCGTCGGTGTCCGGCGGCGGCGTCCCGTCTGCGGTCGGGTCCGGATCCGCGCCGAGCCCCGGGAGCTGCTGTTGAGTTGGGGCGCCGTTGTTCGAGAGCAGCCGCACCGTCTCCGCCAGCAGCGCGACGACGAGCGGCCCGACGACGAACCCGACCGCCCCGAGCGTGAGCAGGCCGCCGACGAAGCCGACGAAGTACACGGAGACGGGGAGGTCGGTGGCGCCGCCGGCGAGCCGCGGCCGGATCACCGCGTCGGGGACGAAGCCGACGAACACCAGCCCGACGACGAGGACGATCGCCGCGCGAAAGGCGTTGCCGGCGACGAGATCGACGACCGCCAGCGCGATGACGACGACGCTCGGTCCCAGCACCGGGACGAACTGGAGCACGGCGGCGACGACCGCGAGCGCGAACGGCGACTCGTATCCCAGCGCCGCGAACGTCACGAGCGCGACCACGAACGTCGCGATGGCCGTCGCCCCCTGCAGCACGTAGATGGCCCGCAGCGTCGACGCCGTGCGGCGGTGGAGCGCGAAGAGCACGTCGTGGTACTCGCCGGGACACAGCCGCAGCGCGGCCACGCGCGGCGCGTTCGGCTTCAGGAGGAGGCCGTACACGAGGATGACGAACACGACGAGCTTCAGCGCGATGACGGGGGCGGCCGCCGCCAGCGCGATCGCGAGCCCGCGGAGGGCCTCCTGGGCCGTCTGCAACAGCGGCGCGGTCTCCAGCACGTACACGAACGTCCCGAGGTCGACGACGATCCGCTCGGGGATCGCCCCGAGGAACGCGAGCAGGTCCAGGCGACGGCGGTACAACACGTACGCGAGCGGCAGAGCCAGCGCCACGACGCCGAGAAAGCCCGCGGCCGTGGCGGCGCCGGCGGCGACCCGGCCTGAGTAGCCGTAGCCGCTCACCGTCTCCCGGAAGGGATACAACACGTACGCGACGGTGACCGCGAACACGACCGTCGAGAGGACGCTCTCGAGCACCAACGCCGCGAGGACCAGGAGCCCGGCCAGCAGCGCCGCGAGCGCGGTCCGCCGACTGGGCTGCATACGCCTACCCCACACGGCTCGGTACAAAACGGTTGCCCGTGACCGACCGCCGTCGGTGCCTCCGGTTTCCAGCCGTGAACCGCGGGGGTTAATTATCTCCGGGTGTGACCACCGAGTAATGACAGACGAGACCGGACGCAGCAGGCGGCGGTTCCTCGGGGCGGTCGGCGCCGTCGGCGTCGCCGGGTTGGCCGGCTGTTCGGCCCAGCCCGTCGCCGACGAGGCGACGAGCGAGCCGCCGGCCACGACCGACGACCAGGTCACGACCGAGGGGACGACGACCGGCGAGCCGACCGAGTCGATGGCGGACACGCTCGTCGTGGCGACGTACCCGCCGTTCGTGGACGCGCCGTCGACGAGCCCCGGCGCGTGGCTGAAGCGGGAGTTCGAGTCCGAGTACGACGCGACGCTCGTGTTTCAGACGCCCGACTCCGAGCTCAACTACTACATCGAGCGCGCGGTGCAGGGGGTCGACTTCGAGGCGGACGTGTACGTCGGGCTCGACACCGGCCAGCTGATCGACGTGGACAGCCAGCGCGGCGAGGGGCAGTTCACGGGGTCGCTGTTCGCGGAGGCGAGCGATCTCGCCGGCGGCGACGCGATCAAGGACGGCCTCCGGTTCGACCCGCAGGGCAGGGCGGTGCCGTTCGACACCGGGTACATCTCGCTGGTGTGGAACGCGACGATGGACGGCGGCGAGTTCGTCGCCCCCGAGACGTTCGAGGAGCTGACACAGCCCGAGTTCGAGGGCGACCTCATCGCGCAGAACCCGACCACCTCCACGACCGGCGAGGCGTTCATGCTCCACACGATCGACGCCTTCGGCGAGGACGGCTACCTCGACTACTGGGACCGCCTGCAGGACAACGGCGTCACCGTGCTCGGCAACTGGTCGGACTCCTACTCCGCGTACCTCAACGAGGAGGCGCCGATGGTCGTCTCGTACTCCACCGACCAGGTGTTCGCCTCCGCCGAGGGCCAGGACCTCGACAAGCACCGGATCCGCTTCCTGAACGACCAGGGGTACGCCAACCCCGAGGGGATGGCCCGGTTCGCCGACAGCGACGCCCCCCGCCTTGCCAGACGGTTCATGGAGTTCATGCTCCGCCCCGAGATACAGGCCGGGATCGCCCAGCGCAACGTCGCGTTCCCGGCGATCACGGACGCGCCGCTGCCCGAGGACTACGCGCAGTACGCCAAGGAGCCGCCGGAGTCGGTCACCTTCACGTACGACGAACTCGAAGCCAACCTCGGGACATGGACCGACCAGTGGGCGCGGCGCTTCGCCGGCGGGTGAACGGCGTTCGGACGGCCGGTCCGACGAGCCTCGCCGAGCGGTTCGCGCTGCCCCTGTTGGCGGCCGTCACGGCCCTCCTGCTGACGCTGCTGTTCTACTACCCGGTCGCGACCGTGTTCGTCGACGCCGTCGTCGAGGACGGCCGGCTCACCTTCGCCCCCCTCGTCGAGGTGGTCACCGACGAGTTCTACCTCGGCCGCGTACTGGGGTTCACCGCCTACCAGGCGCTGCTGTCGACCCTGCTGAGCGTCCTGCTCGGGCTGCCGGGCGCGTGGGTGCTCGCGCGCTTCGAGTTCCGCGGACGCGACACGCTCCGGTCGGTGACGATGGTGCCGTTCGTCGTCCCGTCGGTGCTCGTCGCCGCGGCCTTCTACGCCACCTTCGGGGCGAGCGGAACGCTCAACGCCGCGCTGTCGGCGCTCGGCCTCCCGCCAGTGGACCTGCTCCCGTCGCTGGGGGCGATCCTCGTCGCGCACGCGTTCTACAACGCGCCGCTGGTGACGCGGGTCGTCGCCGCCGCGTGGGAGTCCGTCGACGCCGGAGCCGTCGAGACCGCCCGCTCGCTGGGTGCCTCGCGGCGGCGGGCGTTCCGCGACGTGGTGCTCCCGCAGTTGCTCCCGGCGATCTTGACGGGCGCGACGCTGACGTTCGTGTTCACGTTCGCGACGTTCGCCATCCCGCTGGCGCTCGGCGGCTCGCGGTACGCCACCATCGAGGTGTTCATCTACTCGGCCCGCCAGCAGCTGGAGTACGGCCGGGCCGCGTCGCTGGCGGCGCTCGAAACCGCCGTCTCGCTGTCGCTGATGATGCTGTACCTCCGATACGAGCGCGCGCAGGCGGCAGAGCGCCGCGGGATCCGGACGCTGGTTCGCCGGCCGCTGTGGCCCGATTCGTGGACCCGCGATCGAGCCCTCCGCCGGCTCGCGATCGGCGGCTACGCCGTCGTCGTCGCGCTCGTGTTCCTCGCGCCGCTCGCGAGCATGCTCTACGCCAGCGTCAGCGTCGACGGGCGGTTCACGCTCGACGCCTACCGGTTCCTCGTCGAGCGTCAGACCACCGGCGCCGCCTTCCAGGTGAAGCCGCTCCCGGCGATCGTCAACTCGCTCGTCTTCGGGGCGGCGACGCTCCTGGTCGCGGTCCCGCTGGGCGTCGTGATGGGGGTGCTCACGACCCGTCGGTTCCGCGGGCGCTGGCTCGTCGACGCGCTGTCGATGGCGCCGCTCGTGGTGTCGGGGATCGTCGTCGGCCTCGGGCTGCTCCGCGGGCTCGTGTTCGGGTTCGAGGCGTTCGGCTACCGGTTCACCGTCACCGGCGCCGTCGCCATCGTCGCCGCCCACGCCGTCGCCGCCTACCCGTTCGTCGTGCGGACGGTCGCGCCGCCGCTGGACTCGCTGGACCGGGCGCTCGTCGACTCGGCGCGGGCGCTGGGCGCCTCCCGGGCGCGGGCCGTCCTCGACGTGGAGCTGCCGCTCGTGTGGCCGGGCGTCGTCGCCGGCGCCGCCTTCGCGTTCGCCATCTCCATCGGCGAGTTCGACGCCACCGTCATCCTCGCGGAGGGCGGCGGCACCTACACCATGCCCGTCGCCGTCGAGCGCTTCATCGGCCGGCGGCTCGGCCCCGCGACGGCGATGGGCACCGTGTTGCTGGCGGTGACGGCCGCCTCCTTCGTCGTC
Protein-coding sequences here:
- a CDS encoding sulfurtransferase, with product MSDYAKDVLVDADWVESHLDEFQSDDPAYRLVEVDVDTEAYDAEHAPGAIGFNWETDLQDQTQRDVLTKEDFEALNAEHGISDDSTVVLYGDNSNWFAAYTYWQYKYYGHDDVKLLDGGREYWLEHDYPTTDEVPSFPETSYEADEADESIRAYRDDVDDAIGAGVPLVDVRSPEEYSGEILAPPGLQETAQRGGHIPGARNISWASVTNDDGTFKTQEELEELYDDVLAEGDDEIVAYCRIGERSSVAWFALHELVGADQTVNYDGSWTEWGNLVRAPIVTGSEPGGE
- a CDS encoding ABC transporter permease, translated to MDRPVGAALRRRVNGVRTAGPTSLAERFALPLLAAVTALLLTLLFYYPVATVFVDAVVEDGRLTFAPLVEVVTDEFYLGRVLGFTAYQALLSTLLSVLLGLPGAWVLARFEFRGRDTLRSVTMVPFVVPSVLVAAAFYATFGASGTLNAALSALGLPPVDLLPSLGAILVAHAFYNAPLVTRVVAAAWESVDAGAVETARSLGASRRRAFRDVVLPQLLPAILTGATLTFVFTFATFAIPLALGGSRYATIEVFIYSARQQLEYGRAASLAALETAVSLSLMMLYLRYERAQAAERRGIRTLVRRPLWPDSWTRDRALRRLAIGGYAVVVALVFLAPLASMLYASVSVDGRFTLDAYRFLVERQTTGAAFQVKPLPAIVNSLVFGAATLLVAVPLGVVMGVLTTRRFRGRWLVDALSMAPLVVSGIVVGLGLLRGLVFGFEAFGYRFTVTGAVAIVAAHAVAAYPFVVRTVAPPLDSLDRALVDSARALGASRARAVLDVELPLVWPGVVAGAAFAFAISIGEFDATVILAEGGGTYTMPVAVERFIGRRLGPATAMGTVLLAVTAASFVVIERVGGEFRG
- a CDS encoding sulfurtransferase, giving the protein MSDTFVPASWLADRLDDPGVRVVDVRDAWEYDGIGHVPGAVSIPFDEFRSSAGDTGMLPGADRWGDLLSNAGVAPGDEIVAYDDEHGVFAARFLVTAELYGHEPERLHVLDGDYSSWSREHETAREAADVEPTEYEPGEPAESPLVDFDGVRERLGGDAAVVDTRDPEEYAAGHLPGAVNLDWLELVDPDTRGLKPRGELQGTLRERGITPDREVLLYCNTARRISHTYLVLRHLGYEDVLFYEGSLTEWEARDGEVVTE
- a CDS encoding AI-2E family transporter, with product MQPSRRTALAALLAGLLVLAALVLESVLSTVVFAVTVAYVLYPFRETVSGYGYSGRVAAGAATAAGFLGVVALALPLAYVLYRRRLDLLAFLGAIPERIVVDLGTFVYVLETAPLLQTAQEALRGLAIALAAAAPVIALKLVVFVILVYGLLLKPNAPRVAALRLCPGEYHDVLFALHRRTASTLRAIYVLQGATAIATFVVALVTFAALGYESPFALAVVAAVLQFVPVLGPSVVVIALAVVDLVAGNAFRAAIVLVVGLVFVGFVPDAVIRPRLAGGATDLPVSVYFVGFVGGLLTLGAVGFVVGPLVVALLAETVRLLSNNGAPTQQQLPGLGADPDPTADGTPPPDTDDEPSP
- a CDS encoding thiamine ABC transporter substrate-binding protein, with amino-acid sequence MTDETGRSRRRFLGAVGAVGVAGLAGCSAQPVADEATSEPPATTDDQVTTEGTTTGEPTESMADTLVVATYPPFVDAPSTSPGAWLKREFESEYDATLVFQTPDSELNYYIERAVQGVDFEADVYVGLDTGQLIDVDSQRGEGQFTGSLFAEASDLAGGDAIKDGLRFDPQGRAVPFDTGYISLVWNATMDGGEFVAPETFEELTQPEFEGDLIAQNPTTSTTGEAFMLHTIDAFGEDGYLDYWDRLQDNGVTVLGNWSDSYSAYLNEEAPMVVSYSTDQVFASAEGQDLDKHRIRFLNDQGYANPEGMARFADSDAPRLARRFMEFMLRPEIQAGIAQRNVAFPAITDAPLPEDYAQYAKEPPESVTFTYDELEANLGTWTDQWARRFAGG
- a CDS encoding PAS domain-containing sensor histidine kinase, coding for MGDLSPGEALLDHAQDEIAVVTADGTFTYVNAAVEAILGYEPEDLVGENVFSYVHPDDAPRVRRKFDRTVRSDAYDETTVTYRHRTSDGSWVWFESRLSNLTADAYDGYVVSSRDITERVLAEETRDAAATRLHTIASVSGDVLWLFAGDWSEALFVNGAVEQIYGIAPERLYRDSVAFLDTVHPDDLAGVIDGMERLTDGESVDIEYRVNPDENFTRWVWVQATPIVEDGVVTRIAGFSRDVTDRRRREQHLVVMDNLLRHTLRNDLNVILGTAERIATAFPEAATLTEQIRATGTRLLQSAAKERQIIELLVNRRFGERIAVGDAVERAVERARTRHPNADIEYVAGPDDRSAAIPSPITAAVTELIENGIVHCDDRRPAVDVRVRSGGDGSVAIEIVDGAAPLPDVEVNVLTGSHEFGRDPVRHSGGLGVWLVYWCVELANGAVAVENAGSDGNRIEITVPTVADESTVNPGGPTADPNGSSASSNGAGPNGRANTGRADRTSE